From Candidatus Hydrogenedentota bacterium, the proteins below share one genomic window:
- the recA gene encoding recombinase RecA yields the protein MSVTPDEAKAKAKALDIAVAQLEKQFGRGTLVRLGDDSFAQGVRSIPTGSLSLDIATGVGGLPRGRVVEVFGPEASGKTTLALHVVANAQREGGIACYIDAEHALDPAFAAKIGVRIDDLLVSQPDTAEQALEICESLVRSNAVDVIVIDSVAALVPKAEVEGEMGDQHVGLQARLMSQALRKLTSVISRSKTLVIFINQIREKIGVMFGSPETTTGGRALKFYASMRLDIRRIGSIKEKEENVGNRVKVKVVKNKLSAPFREAEFDILFNEGISLEGDVLDLAVAEKFLRKSGTWFSYKDENLGQGRENTRAYLKEHPDITGELRAQVMKARCAHWSGGSADTGAGADEGNTDSE from the coding sequence ATGTCGGTAACGCCGGATGAGGCCAAGGCGAAGGCGAAAGCGCTGGATATCGCCGTTGCGCAGTTGGAGAAGCAGTTTGGCCGGGGCACGCTGGTGCGCCTGGGGGACGACAGCTTCGCGCAGGGGGTTCGGTCCATACCTACGGGGAGCCTTTCGCTCGATATCGCCACCGGCGTGGGCGGCCTGCCTCGCGGGCGCGTAGTCGAAGTGTTTGGCCCGGAGGCGTCGGGCAAGACGACGCTGGCGTTGCATGTGGTCGCCAATGCGCAGCGGGAAGGGGGCATCGCGTGCTACATCGACGCGGAACACGCGCTGGACCCGGCGTTTGCCGCGAAGATCGGCGTGCGTATCGACGACCTGCTCGTTTCGCAGCCGGACACGGCGGAACAGGCGCTGGAAATATGCGAGAGCCTCGTGCGCAGCAATGCGGTGGACGTGATTGTCATCGACTCGGTGGCGGCGCTGGTGCCCAAGGCGGAGGTCGAGGGCGAGATGGGCGATCAGCACGTGGGGTTGCAGGCGCGGCTGATGTCGCAAGCCTTGCGCAAGCTGACTTCGGTGATCAGCCGTTCCAAGACGCTCGTGATTTTCATCAACCAGATTCGCGAGAAGATCGGCGTCATGTTCGGCAGCCCGGAAACCACCACGGGCGGACGCGCGCTGAAGTTCTACGCGAGCATGCGCCTCGACATCCGCCGTATCGGCTCGATCAAGGAAAAAGAAGAGAACGTGGGCAATCGCGTAAAGGTGAAGGTGGTCAAGAACAAGCTCAGCGCCCCCTTCCGCGAGGCGGAGTTCGACATTCTCTTCAATGAGGGCATCTCCCTGGAGGGCGACGTGCTCGACCTCGCCGTCGCCGAAAAGTTCTTGAGGAAGAGCGGCACGTGGTTCTCCTACAAGGATGAGAACCTGGGCCAGGGCCGCGAAAACACGCGCGCCTACCTGAAAGAGCACCCGGACATCACGGGCGAACTGCGCGCGCAAGTGATGAAGGCGCGGTGCGCCCACTGGAGCGGGGGAAGCGCGGACACCGGCGCGGGCGCCGACGAGGGAAACACTGACTCCGAATAG
- a CDS encoding DUF1460 domain-containing protein codes for MTSSILILLVASAPLFESNEAEVDAFLLGLRGLSFEARLVETARAFVGAPYKDGPLGEGPEGKYDKDPLIDLTCADCVTFVEQTIALAASETYQEAFTLLQHIRYKDGRIDFETRNHFMAVDWVANNAWCHDVTDTLGVSLAQVTRTISKRGFFERVHAPELGRDTPDADMTLAYVPLDQVERAAARVPSPCLFLLIGKADWLFAVHCGLFVRDGEGKAHFYHASSKAGAVIDDDLVSYLRDSTRHLGFAAYRVDAPGAPN; via the coding sequence ATGACAAGCAGTATTTTGATTCTTTTGGTGGCGAGCGCGCCGCTTTTCGAGAGCAATGAAGCGGAAGTGGACGCCTTTCTTCTCGGGTTGCGGGGGCTGAGCTTTGAGGCGCGTCTTGTGGAGACGGCGCGGGCGTTTGTGGGCGCGCCGTACAAGGACGGTCCCTTGGGGGAGGGGCCGGAGGGCAAATACGACAAGGACCCGCTGATCGACCTCACGTGCGCGGACTGCGTGACGTTTGTCGAGCAGACGATTGCGCTGGCGGCGTCGGAGACGTATCAGGAGGCGTTCACGTTGTTGCAGCACATCCGCTACAAGGACGGGCGCATCGATTTTGAGACGCGCAACCATTTCATGGCGGTTGACTGGGTCGCGAACAACGCCTGGTGCCACGACGTGACCGATACCTTGGGCGTGTCCTTGGCGCAGGTGACGCGCACGATCAGCAAGCGCGGCTTTTTCGAACGGGTGCATGCGCCCGAGTTGGGCCGCGACACGCCGGACGCGGACATGACCCTCGCGTACGTCCCCCTGGACCAGGTGGAACGGGCGGCGGCGCGCGTGCCCAGCCCGTGCCTGTTCCTGCTTATCGGCAAGGCCGATTGGCTGTTTGCGGTCCATTGCGGGTTGTTCGTGCGCGACGGGGAGGGGAAGGCGCATTTCTACCACGCGAGTTCGAAGGCGGGCGCGGTCATTGACGACGACCTGGTTTCTTATCTGCGTGATTCGACGCGGCACCTGGGTTTTGCCGCGTACCGGGTCGATGCGCCGGGCGCACCGAACTGA